The following are from one region of the Paenalkalicoccus suaedae genome:
- the argC gene encoding N-acetyl-gamma-glutamyl-phosphate reductase, which produces MLKVAIVGGTGYGALELIRLMQHHEQITIHSIVSTSEEGELVSTRYPHLKGVVTNTFDALDINKIAKEVDTIFYATPAGVAKSQIEACTEDVQHIDLSGDFRLSKEDYEAWYGLSAPDKDALSQAVYGLSEVNKDAVAKAKILSNPGCFPTATLLALLPGIKESLIDTQDLVIDGKTGVSGAGRKQSLLTHYSETNENVTAYKLGKHQHIPEIERYLSEQAGEDVAITFTTHLIPMTRGIMMTCYGKLKDGVTEEGFIQAYKEFYKEEKFVRVRETGVPSTSEVYGSNYCDIGFHIHERTRRVIIVSVIDNLVKGASGQALQNFNIMNGLDEQMGLTVSPVYP; this is translated from the coding sequence GTGTTAAAAGTCGCAATAGTAGGCGGAACAGGATACGGAGCTTTAGAGTTAATAAGATTAATGCAGCATCACGAGCAAATCACGATTCACTCGATTGTATCAACTTCGGAAGAGGGAGAGCTCGTCTCAACTAGATACCCGCATCTAAAAGGGGTCGTAACAAATACATTCGATGCACTAGACATTAATAAAATTGCAAAAGAAGTAGACACCATCTTTTATGCAACACCAGCGGGAGTTGCGAAATCACAAATCGAAGCGTGCACAGAAGATGTACAGCATATTGATTTATCCGGTGACTTCAGATTATCTAAAGAAGATTATGAAGCATGGTACGGGTTATCAGCACCTGATAAAGATGCGTTAAGTCAAGCAGTATACGGACTTAGCGAAGTGAATAAAGATGCAGTGGCGAAGGCAAAGATTCTCTCCAATCCAGGATGTTTCCCTACAGCAACGCTGTTAGCACTTTTACCAGGTATTAAAGAATCATTAATTGATACTCAGGATTTAGTGATAGATGGTAAGACAGGTGTTTCGGGAGCAGGACGAAAGCAATCCTTACTGACGCATTATTCAGAAACGAATGAAAATGTCACGGCCTATAAATTAGGAAAGCACCAGCACATTCCTGAAATTGAACGGTATCTATCGGAGCAAGCAGGAGAAGACGTAGCCATTACGTTCACCACACATCTGATTCCGATGACGCGTGGGATCATGATGACGTGCTACGGAAAGCTCAAGGATGGTGTGACAGAAGAGGGCTTCATCCAAGCTTATAAAGAGTTTTACAAAGAAGAAAAGTTCGTCAGGGTTAGAGAAACTGGTGTTCCATCTACTTCAGAGGTTTACGGTAGTAACTACTGTGATATTGGCTTCCATATTCATGAGCGGACACGGCGAGTCATTATTGTATCGGTCATTGATAATTTAGTGAAGGGTGCGTCAGGACAGGCGCTTCAGAATTTTAATATTATGAACGGGCTTGATGAGCAGATGGGGCTCACGGTATCGCCTGTTTATCCATAG
- the argJ gene encoding bifunctional glutamate N-acetyltransferase/amino-acid acetyltransferase ArgJ, which translates to MVMTDFAQLQIIKNGHVTSPKGFKAGGTHCGLRRKKVDFGWLYSEVPATVAGVYTQNAFQAAPLHVTKESIAVEDKLQMVVVNSANANACTGEIGMANAYETRKLVAERIGVSEHLVAVASTGVIGVQLPMEKLTKGIEQIDLDQSVTADFEQAILTTDTVTKYVAVEVEIEGKVITLGGACKGSGMIHPNMATMLAYITTDANVEAESLQTALKTATNETFNMITVDGDCSTNDTVLAFANGMNMQTELTTDHPEWHKFQDAFTLISQLLAKKIAKDGEGATKLVEVNVKQAESTDSARKIAKAIIGSNLVKTAIYGADPNWGRVICAVGYSNQPIDPSKVTVYLGDIKVVENGLPADFSEEEGKEYLMSENVSVTVELKMGDGEATAWGCDLTYDYVKINASYRT; encoded by the coding sequence ATGGTCATGACAGATTTTGCTCAACTACAAATAATTAAAAACGGTCACGTGACAAGTCCAAAGGGATTTAAAGCTGGTGGCACGCACTGTGGCTTACGTCGTAAAAAAGTTGACTTTGGATGGCTTTACTCAGAGGTTCCAGCGACGGTTGCTGGTGTATATACACAAAATGCTTTCCAAGCAGCGCCATTGCACGTAACAAAAGAGTCTATCGCAGTAGAGGATAAGCTACAAATGGTCGTCGTCAACTCTGCTAATGCCAATGCATGCACCGGTGAGATCGGTATGGCCAATGCATATGAGACTCGTAAGCTAGTTGCCGAGCGCATCGGCGTGAGCGAGCATTTAGTTGCCGTTGCTTCGACAGGTGTGATCGGCGTTCAGCTACCTATGGAAAAACTGACAAAAGGTATTGAGCAAATTGATCTTGATCAATCTGTAACAGCGGATTTTGAGCAAGCCATTCTTACGACGGATACGGTTACTAAGTACGTGGCTGTTGAAGTAGAAATCGAGGGCAAGGTCATTACACTTGGTGGCGCGTGCAAAGGCTCTGGAATGATCCATCCGAATATGGCAACGATGCTTGCTTATATTACAACAGATGCAAACGTGGAAGCGGAATCTCTACAAACAGCGCTTAAAACAGCTACAAACGAAACGTTTAATATGATCACAGTCGATGGTGACTGTAGCACAAACGATACCGTACTTGCTTTCGCAAACGGTATGAATATGCAAACGGAATTAACGACCGATCATCCTGAATGGCACAAATTCCAGGATGCTTTCACACTCATCAGCCAACTTCTTGCAAAGAAGATTGCGAAGGACGGCGAGGGAGCGACAAAGCTTGTAGAAGTAAACGTGAAGCAAGCCGAATCTACGGACTCTGCCCGTAAAATCGCCAAGGCGATTATTGGCTCTAACTTAGTAAAAACTGCGATTTACGGAGCTGATCCAAACTGGGGACGCGTTATTTGTGCAGTTGGCTACAGCAATCAGCCGATTGACCCAAGTAAAGTCACTGTCTACCTTGGAGACATTAAGGTAGTCGAAAACGGATTACCAGCTGACTTTAGTGAAGAAGAAGGCAAGGAGTACTTAATGAGTGAAAACGTCTCTGTTACGGTTGAGCTAAAAATGGGTGACGGCGAGGCGACAGCCTGGGGATGTGACTTAACCTACGATTATGTCAAAATAAACGCGTCTTATCGCACGTAA
- the argB gene encoding acetylglutamate kinase, producing the protein METLVLKIGGSTLESLPQAFYKHVHELTRTNNVIIVHGGGPAINDALEKNAIEATFHQGLRVTTPEVLQTCEMVLSGQTNKYLVTKLQEQHVAAFGLSGIDGELLQAKLADQTGALGLVGDIAHVNKQMITMLLANNYVPVISPISMTKEKQKLNVNADSAAAAIAKAMQAKLVFVTNIKGVMSKQKEIIPFLSKKAIEVAITDGTISGGMIPKVKAALSCIESGVQESIILDSESLIGLATHTACGTSIRLEEASYV; encoded by the coding sequence GTGGAAACACTCGTATTAAAAATTGGTGGAAGTACATTAGAAAGTTTGCCACAAGCCTTTTACAAACATGTACATGAGCTTACGAGGACAAATAACGTGATTATCGTGCACGGTGGCGGACCAGCAATTAACGATGCATTAGAAAAGAACGCGATTGAAGCAACGTTTCATCAAGGGTTGCGAGTTACCACGCCTGAGGTGCTCCAAACGTGTGAGATGGTCCTAAGTGGACAGACAAACAAATATCTTGTTACGAAGCTACAAGAGCAGCACGTAGCAGCTTTTGGGCTAAGTGGAATTGATGGAGAGCTATTACAAGCAAAGCTTGCAGATCAAACAGGGGCACTTGGGTTAGTAGGAGACATCGCTCATGTAAATAAGCAGATGATTACGATGCTACTAGCGAACAACTATGTGCCTGTTATCTCCCCGATTTCGATGACAAAAGAGAAGCAAAAGCTTAACGTGAATGCCGACAGTGCTGCAGCCGCAATTGCGAAAGCGATGCAAGCGAAGCTCGTTTTTGTCACTAATATCAAAGGTGTCATGAGTAAACAAAAGGAAATCATCCCTTTTCTATCAAAAAAGGCTATTGAAGTGGCGATAACGGATGGCACGATCTCTGGTGGTATGATCCCAAAGGTCAAGGCCGCGCTATCCTGCATTGAATCAGGCGTTCAAGAAAGTATTATCTTAGACAGTGAGTCACTTATTGGACTTGCGACTCACACGGCCTGTGGGACATCGATTCGTTTGGAGGAAGCATCTTATGTCTAA
- a CDS encoding aspartate aminotransferase family protein, translating to MSNSSSVMNTYARFDITLERGHGSYVYDTAGTKYLDFTSGIATCNLGHTPTIVVDAITTQAHTLMHVSNLYHIPLQEKLAKLLTNGRHLEKVFFCNSGAEANEAAIKLAKKYANDHGHTEKNGIVSLKQSFHGRTGSTMAATGQDKIHQGFTPLTPGFSYMEMYGDLKEHIDPASTCAIMIELIQGEGGVRPVSQAWVQEVATYCEQYDILLIVDEIQTGAGRTGTFYAYEQYGISPDIVTTAKGIGSGFPVGAMMATATVAESMGPGTHGSTFGGNPLAMAAGVATVEAIQASGFLEEVKVKATYFIESLKKLVPNVRGEGFLIGIEFDQPVMPLIKELQQNGILTLPAGPNVLRVLPPLTVTIEELDHFTEQLAAVLSKEDVLV from the coding sequence ATGTCTAACTCATCATCCGTTATGAATACGTACGCAAGATTTGATATCACACTAGAACGCGGACACGGGAGCTATGTCTATGATACGGCTGGAACAAAATATCTAGACTTTACATCTGGAATTGCGACGTGCAACCTCGGCCACACGCCAACAATCGTCGTCGATGCTATCACCACTCAGGCTCACACGCTGATGCACGTCTCAAACCTCTATCATATTCCATTACAAGAAAAACTGGCGAAACTGCTAACAAATGGACGCCATCTTGAAAAAGTGTTCTTTTGTAATAGTGGGGCTGAAGCGAATGAAGCAGCTATCAAGCTTGCTAAAAAATATGCCAATGATCATGGACACACGGAAAAAAACGGTATTGTCAGCTTAAAGCAGTCGTTCCATGGTCGAACAGGTTCAACGATGGCCGCTACAGGACAGGATAAAATCCATCAAGGCTTTACACCACTCACGCCCGGATTTTCATACATGGAGATGTATGGCGATCTAAAGGAACACATTGACCCTGCGTCAACATGCGCGATTATGATAGAGCTTATTCAAGGAGAAGGTGGCGTGCGTCCAGTTAGTCAAGCGTGGGTGCAAGAGGTTGCGACTTATTGTGAGCAGTACGATATTCTCCTTATTGTCGATGAGATCCAAACAGGAGCAGGAAGAACGGGAACATTTTATGCCTATGAGCAATACGGAATCTCACCTGATATCGTGACCACAGCCAAAGGAATAGGCTCTGGTTTTCCGGTAGGAGCGATGATGGCAACAGCAACGGTTGCTGAATCGATGGGGCCTGGCACACACGGGAGTACGTTTGGTGGTAATCCACTAGCAATGGCTGCTGGAGTAGCTACTGTCGAAGCGATACAAGCATCAGGCTTCTTAGAAGAAGTAAAAGTAAAAGCAACGTATTTTATAGAATCGCTTAAAAAGCTTGTGCCAAACGTACGAGGCGAAGGATTTTTAATCGGCATCGAATTTGATCAACCGGTTATGCCACTAATTAAAGAACTACAACAAAACGGCATTTTAACATTGCCTGCAGGGCCAAACGTATTGAGAGTATTACCACCACTTACGGTGACGATAGAGGAATTAGATCATTTTACAGAGCAGCTAGCGGCTGTTTTATCAAAGGAGGACGTACTCGTATGA
- a CDS encoding carbamoyl phosphate synthase small subunit, giving the protein MTGYLMLETGDVFKGDWIGADLQAYGELVFNTGMTGYQEMMTDPSYKGQILTFSYPLIGNYGLNQVDAESKKVAVSAVLLNDVCDNPSHYLSNWTFDDYLKEQGIPGLKNMDTRKLVSIIRKQHTVKAVISKELLSTFPSFESGELVKEVSVGKTEVHGEGEKHVALYDFGYKKSILDALVAEGCKVTIVPYNYSFEKLVALKPDGVLFSNGPGDPMTLAPYFELYKKITASYPTLGICLGHQLVALSYGAKTEKMLFGHRGGNHPVKHLPTGKVSITSQNHGYVVTDSTIDTAVFDITFKNVNDGSLEGIKHKELPVQSVQFHPEAHPGPSDTAFIFEEFLQQVQAGGKKACLITQ; this is encoded by the coding sequence ATGACAGGATATTTGATGCTTGAGACAGGTGACGTATTTAAAGGCGATTGGATCGGGGCGGACCTTCAGGCTTATGGCGAGCTCGTATTTAATACAGGGATGACAGGTTATCAGGAAATGATGACGGACCCTTCGTATAAAGGGCAAATCCTCACATTTTCATACCCGTTAATAGGGAACTACGGATTAAATCAAGTGGACGCAGAGAGTAAAAAAGTGGCGGTATCGGCAGTTCTTTTAAATGATGTATGTGATAATCCCAGCCATTATCTCTCTAACTGGACGTTTGATGATTACTTAAAAGAGCAAGGAATTCCAGGACTTAAAAACATGGATACGCGTAAATTGGTCTCCATTATTCGTAAGCAGCACACCGTTAAAGCGGTTATCTCAAAGGAGCTACTTTCCACATTCCCATCATTCGAATCTGGCGAGCTAGTAAAGGAAGTATCGGTTGGTAAAACAGAAGTACACGGAGAAGGCGAGAAGCACGTTGCGCTTTATGATTTCGGCTATAAAAAATCGATCCTAGATGCGTTAGTTGCGGAAGGATGTAAAGTGACGATTGTACCTTACAACTATTCGTTCGAAAAGCTTGTAGCATTAAAGCCAGACGGGGTGTTATTTAGTAACGGACCTGGAGACCCTATGACACTAGCTCCGTACTTTGAGCTTTATAAAAAAATTACAGCAAGCTACCCAACGCTCGGTATTTGCTTAGGGCACCAGCTAGTGGCGTTATCTTACGGTGCTAAAACAGAAAAGATGTTATTCGGACATCGCGGTGGCAACCACCCCGTGAAGCATCTACCGACAGGGAAAGTAAGTATCACGTCGCAAAATCACGGCTATGTCGTCACGGATAGCACGATCGATACAGCTGTTTTTGATATTACCTTTAAAAACGTAAATGACGGAAGCTTAGAAGGAATTAAGCATAAAGAGCTACCGGTTCAATCCGTGCAGTTCCATCCAGAGGCTCATCCAGGACCAAGTGATACAGCGTTTATCTTCGAAGAATTTTTACAGCAGGTGCAGGCAGGAGGCAAAAAGGCATGTTTGATCACACAATAA